The nucleotide window ACCATTAATATTTGCTTAATTACCTCATTTTCAACTCACTTAAGGTACTCCATGACTCGTCCTCGTTACACAAATTATGCTTTTTCTAATactttataaattacaattattaTCATATCTATGTATTCGTATAAATCTTATGTTAGCTAGCTGTCAACAATATTAATATACGTAGTGTTTCCAACAGAATCTCGTTTCAagtaaaatatgtaaaaataattataataaatcatGTTTCTATTGGTTATAAACCTGAATTCGAAATTCACACGATCAGAGTCAATTATAATTTGTCTTAattaagttctattttgataaTATAACCCAAAGTTTTGACCTTGTTTTGTGCTATTATTCCTCCCTCTTCCATAGTGCAACacaaatattttccaaaatcatgaaattaaatGACTAACATTTTTTAGTGTGTATGTGAGACTCCATTAGAAGAATCACAGCACAACGAGTAGGACTTGCTGTGAAATTTTAAGCGTGAACTAACACTCAAACAACGATAAGGACCACCACTCACGAAGGACCACTAACCGCCCAAATCACATCGAGTGATACATTGACATCTAAGAATATTCACGCCATTCAACATTATTCTCTTCGATGCTCGCTATCATCAAATCAAAAGCCAAATCTCATACTTTtccatcacaaaaaaaaaaatacaaaatgaaaatCTTCAAGAGTAATATATCAATTACGTAATTAAGTATTAAGTTTTACAACTTTTTCttgaacaaagaaaaaaaaaatacgtaTAACGTAAATTTCAGAAAAGAATAACATAATTAGGTAATTTTCATAGCTCCATTAGTCGCCACTTGAACTTTCACAATTCGATTCCCTACTTTTGTAATTCTCACGTAACAGACACTCTTTATAATCTGGAGTCTGTCAGCAAAACATTTCGGGATGACTCAATTCTTTTTTCGCCATCTCCATCTGCAACATCACAAATTTTCTACTCCTAAATTAAACTCAAATGTTTTTTTAACACACTGGTTTTTCAGTAGATCCACCCAGTAACGCTCGAGATTCACCAAAATTCTCCATACTATTCCTGTACCTTGCATGGCATGATTTCTGAAAATCATCGATATTTAACGAACAATTCCAATTACTGGATCCAGATCGAGAGACGAACCTAAGGATCTCCTCGAATAAAAACTCATCGCAAGGTATAGCCAAAGTTCCATGGTTAGAGAAACCATACTCTTCCTCCGCCTGAGTCAATAGCTTCCTGAAAATCGGATGATTCAAATACTTTGCTCGCACCACGAATCTCCGGCAATTACTGCCTACCGAGATCGCTACGTGTCCGGCAGGTATATCAGAAGCTATGCGTTTAGATGAAGAAGATATAGCTCTTCTCTTCCATTGTCGGAGCATCTGACTAATCCTTACAATGCAACGAATCCTGTTGAATTTTCCGATCTCAGGCGACATCTCCAACAATCAAATACAACTAATTAATGTGTAGAAGAATGGAGGGAGTGAGTTGTGAGTAAACACTAAGAAGAgagttttattgtttgtttaatatgaaaaagtatatGAGAATTGGTTCTTAATAAGGATAGACTGAATAAATGAAAAGACGAAATTGTCCTTAATAGTTGAGGATATTACCCATGTGATGGGCAGAGAAAAAGTGATTATGATTAGTTGCCGCTGTGGACCCCACATTACAACTATCTCTCTGtggattttcttttaaaatcattgAAAGATAAGATAAGATAAATGTGATTATTTGGATCTTTGAAATGGTAAAACTCTTGCTTGTTAATATTTACCTTTTCAACAGGCGTTTATCCAGTACTAATTAATGGTATCGGAAACAAAATATAACAGggaaaaaatacaattaattatttttgaaagctCAGTCAAACatgaattaaatatattttttatcacaaCTAAAAAGTTTAATACTCTACAAAAATGGATTAAGAGTTGCAAATATTTGGTATTAAATGGTAGTTCAACTTTTAATAcattaatattttaagatatttttatcaaaaatactACTCTCTATATTTtgcatatattttgaaaattatactCAGTCAAAcatgaattaaaatttaaaaaataacaagtaaaaagtTTAATAATCTACAAAAATGGATTAGGAGTTGCAAATATTTGGTATTAAATggttgtttaaattttaatacattaatattttaaagatatttttatcaaaaaatagtactctctatattttgaaaattatactcatttattatgtgtttgcatttttagaAATGTTGATCCCTTCAataatttgtttaaataaaatattttgaaatgtcaATGGTAGTTTTAGATTTATCAATGAGAGAGAATAGATCCCTTATGAAATATAATGAGAATCAAATTTTCAGGATTTGATACGAATAATTAACAGATTAACTAACTAAATAAGCTTAAATTTAATACAACTAATTTCACCTTACATCCCTTACTgttcttcttttaaaaattaaatcagTTATTGAACCAAACTATTAGAAGATCTCTTGTCTATCAAAGATCTTTCTGTTCCTGTAATCCTacactaaaaaatgaaaatagtaaAGATTTGGGGAATATTTTATGGGGCCCTGCATATATAATGCATCTAACCACATGTAATTACTCagataattaactaattaatttccATTTATGGCATACATGTTTTTCTAATCAATCACCTCATCAATCTGGggaaaaaaacagaaaataaagTATTATGATTTATGCTATCTTTTTTCACAGATTTATCACCTCTCCTATTAGAttaaattcctaaattaaaacagaaaaaaaaaaagttgataaaaATGTATATGGATCAGTTGTGGCCCAATCCAATTTAATGGACTATCTACCATATGGCCACTGAGTTGTAACACGGCCCAAAGTCCATGTAATCCACTAGATCCTTACCCTAAAGAAATGTGTCATTGTGATAAACGGACTAAATTATTCTGAAATTAAATTGATATTATTCATTATTCGTTAATTGTATCAATTTATTGTATAAATTTATACTATCTTGAATAGTGACCTCCTCCAATGTGGTGGAGCCAGAGTTTTCATCAAGATTTTCACCATttctattctcttttttttttcttttataaaacaaCAAAGTCTAGGCTTGAATCCAGGCCTCCAAAGTAAATTTGAATAACCATAACCACTGAGTTATCTTTCTTTACTATGTCCAACAACTAGTATATAACggaaaatattgatatttaaaatatatactcaCAACAAATTTCTGAAGAAGGTTCTTTATCTGCCCACCCTTGTTAAGGTGTAGCTCCACTTCTGCCATCGTATCAAATGACCTTAAGGGTTTATATCtattttaagggaaaattatccgtataaacaaacatatattagttaattagttaacataactatagtttgcttTTAATTACAATTCGCGGcctacttttagctataattacgcggctcaactttttagttttgtataatttgcacgTTTCTATAATTCAGAAtgtgtataatataatttgtataattcggaatttgtataattgtttgcACTTCTTATGTtagtaattgtataaattcgttatttctaTATTGTAcaaaataactgaattatacaaatgtaccggcgaattatacaaatccacgaattatacaaacgagacaaCTTAAACTGTAGCTACAACCTGTAAATATGCAAATTATagctatggagcataattaagtttattatagtggtTATTTGCgaaagttttcttttttaaaatttaacggACTTAGTTTATAAAAGatttataaaaatctcaaacGTGGTAACAAAATGATAATACGATATTATAGTTGTTATTGATTCTAAATCCAgtatctaaattattttatctgaTAACAAAATGATAATTCTTGTAAAACTTAAGgacaaaagaacaatataaagaggaagagaagaagactATAAGACAAGAGGAATAATATAAACTaacattctttctttcaagtgtgttcaacattattctcaacaccactatttataggattACATTGAGGAATACCAAAAGGTGTCATAAACATTACATTAAACCTTGAGAATTACTACCCATTAAGAAGGAAATaaacctaggagttatggtcatccaaTTAACCatattatcaacaacattactaccaataaaggatgaaattaacctaggagttatggtcatccattgaccacattatcaacaacattactacTCATAAAGAAGGGAAATTAAccaaggagttatggtcatccatttaaccaccaaaatgatttacaacactcccccttggatgacCATTGATAGATAATATGCCTCGTTAAaatcttactaaaaaaaaatcttagtgAAGGacaaaagagtacacatatcttgtaATACGCTTTGTTTGCTGCCTCTTTAAAAACCTTGCCAGAAAAACCCATTGGGATAAAACCTAGGTCAAGGGAAAAAAAGTGCAGCGCGTAGTTTACTCCCCCTGTTGCGAACATCATTTAATTTCTTGGAGACGACGCATTCCAATCTTGAATACCAACTTTTCAAATGTTGAGGTTGGTAATGCTTTAGTGAAAAAATCCGCTAAATTATCAACTGAGCGAATTTGTTGAACAtttatttcacctttttttCTCAAGATCATGAGTGAAAAAGAATTTTGGTGAAATGTGTTTTGTTCTATCTCCTTTAATATATCCTCCCTTCAGTTGAGCTATACATGCAGCATTGTCTTCGTATAATGTAGTTGGAATATCTTTTTCCATAGAAAAACCACATATTTCTTGAATATGTTGAGTCATTGATCTCAACCAAACACATTCCCGACTCGCTTCATGGATGGCTATTATTTcggcatgatttgaagaagtagcaGCTAATGTTTGCTTCATTGAACGCCAAGATATAGTTGTGcctccatatgtaaataaatagcCTGTCTGAGATCGAGTTTTATGTGGATCAAACAAATATCCAGCATCTGCATAACCAATCATTTCTGACTTGGAtttattagaataaaataatcccaTATCAATGGTTCCCTGAAGATATCTTAATATATGTTTGACTCCACTCCAATGTCTCTTTGTTGGAGACGAGCTGAATCTTGCCAATAAACTTACTGCAAAACAGATATCTGGTCGACTATTATTAGCAAGATACATAAGCGCCCCAATGGCACTAAGATATGGAGTTTCATTGCCAAGAAgctcttcatcattttcttgagGTCGAAATGGATCTTTATGTATGTCAAGCGATCTCACAACCatcggggtactcaatggatgtgatttatccatgtaaaatcGCTTTAAAACCTTTTCTGTGTATGTTGATTGATGAACAAatattccatttttcaaatgCTCAATCTGTAGgccaagacaaaattttgtcttaccaagatctttcatttcaaattctttcgTTAAACACTCAAcggcttttgaaagctctttaGGATTGGCAATGATatttaaatcatcaacatatacatcTATTATAACAAAATCAGATCCAGacctttttataaaaacaca belongs to Solanum stenotomum isolate F172 chromosome 1, ASM1918654v1, whole genome shotgun sequence and includes:
- the LOC125841507 gene encoding auxin-induced protein 6B-like, whose product is MSPEIGKFNRIRCIVRISQMLRQWKRRAISSSSKRIASDIPAGHVAISVGSNCRRFVVRAKYLNHPIFRKLLTQAEEEYGFSNHGTLAIPCDEFLFEEILRFVSRSGSSNWNCSLNIDDFQKSCHARYRNSMENFGESRALLGGSTEKPVC